The Scomber scombrus chromosome 5, fScoSco1.1, whole genome shotgun sequence genome window below encodes:
- the camkk1b gene encoding calcium/calmodulin-dependent protein kinase kinase 1b, translating into MSANTFCRAEADSEGSERELDDMVAAMNVSANRMTPPNGCRSGAPRATSSHRARLSDRKMSLQERGSRISRQPTIETKRVSITDAEDCVQLNQYKLKNEIGKGSYGVVKLAYNEDSEQYYAMKVVSKKRLMRQWGFLRRLPPQGKDAFPKAMMPLERVYKEIAILKKLHHPHVVKLVEVLDDPDEDGLHMAFELMPKGPVMEVPTDNPFTEEQARFYFRDVILGIEYLHYHKIIHRDIKPSNLLLGDDGHVKIADFGVSNEFEGSDALLSSTAGTPAFMAPEMMTECEQSFSGKALDVWAIGVTLYCFVFGMCPFYDEYIVSLHNKIKNKPVEFPETPSISAELKELVERMLDKNPETRITIPEIKLHLWVTENGSDPLPLEEEHCTAVEVTEEEVQNSVKLIPSLSAVILVKSMLRKRSFSNPFEYQARRAERSMSAPGGLLTGSWGLIGSSPHLHPSLRKVSNEGSRDGELEDLYEDDTFIDCTD; encoded by the exons ATGAGTGCCAACACTTTCTGCAGGGCAGAAGCGGACTCGGAGGGCTCGGAACGCGAGCTGGATGACATGGTAGCTGCCATGAACGTGTCTGCCAACCGTATGACCCCGCCTAATGGCTGCAGGTCAGGTGCACCAAGGGCCACCAGCTCTCACAGAGCTCGCCTCTCTGACAGGAAGATGTCGCTGCAGGAGCGAGGGAGCCGCATTTCTCGGCAGCCAACCATTGAGACCAAACGTGTGTCTATCACAGACGCTGAA GACTGTGTCCAGCTCAACCAGTATAAGTTGAAGAATGAGATTGGAAAG GGTTCATACGGTGTGGTGAAACTAGCTTATAATGAAGATTCTGAACAGTATTAT gCAATGAAAGTTGTTTCAAAGAAGAGGCTGATGAGACAGTGGGGATTTTTGC GCCGCCTGCCTCCTCAGGGGAAGGATGCATTCCCTAAAGCCATGATGCCCCTGGAGAGAGTGTACAAGGAGATCGCCATCCTTAAGAAACTGCACCATCCTCATGTAGTGAAACTAGTGGAG GTGCTTGATGATCCTGATGAAGATGGACTTCACATGG CTTTCGAATTGATGCCGAAAGG ACCAGTGATGGAGGTGCCTACAGACAACCCTTTCACAGAGGAGCAGGCTCGCTTTTACTTCCGAGACGTCATCCTGGGAATAGAGTATT TGCACTACCACAAGATCATCCACAGAGACATTAAACCTTCCAACCTGCTGCTGGGGGACGACGGTCATGTCAAGATCGCAGACTTTGGAGTGAGCAACGAGTTTGAGGGGTCAGACGCCCTCCTGTCGAGCACAGCGGGGACGCCGGCCTTCATGGCCCCTGAGATGATGACTGAATGCGAGCAGAGCTTCAGTGGAAAG GCATTAGACGTGTGGGCGATTGGAGTCACACTCTACTGTTTTGTCTTTGGGATG TGCCCTTTTTATGATGAATATATCGTTTCTCTGCACAACAAGATCAAGAACAAACCTGTGGAGTTTCCAGAAAC GCCATCGATAAGTGCAGAACTGAAGGAGCTTGTTGAAAGGATGTTGGATAAAAACCCTGAAACAAGAATCACCATCCCTGAAATTAAG CTCCATCTGTGGGTGACAGAGAATGGCTCAGATCCTCTCCCTCTGGAGGAGGAACACTGCACAGCGGTAGAGgtcacagaggaggaggtgcagaacAGCGTCAAACTCATCCCCAGCCTCTCTGCTGTG ATTCTGGTGAAGTCCATGCTGAGGAAGCGGTCTTTCAGTAATCCCTTTGAGTATCAGGCCAGACGGGCAGAGAGGTCCATGTCTGCCCCTGGAGGTCTTCTTAC